One window of the Triticum dicoccoides isolate Atlit2015 ecotype Zavitan chromosome 3B, WEW_v2.0, whole genome shotgun sequence genome contains the following:
- the LOC119277433 gene encoding uncharacterized protein LOC119277433 isoform X1, whose translation MPARSFMRLRAALSLLAHAFNFIHPSIWVQSLDRWIPIGRDAATVPSGLLQEAVSTGESPMEGSRGRCRWGGRRRSMLMVALALCFVVGVSLCCCARSGACSASGCSGRSTVVALRSDFWRRRTASFGNQERLGASGSGGGRRLLVVAGPGSYPPRCTSKCGSCNPCYPVHVAVPPGVPVTTEYYPEAWRCRCGNRLYMP comes from the exons ATGCCTGCGCGTTCTTTTATGCGTCTGCGCGCTGCTCTCTCTCTTCTCGCCCATGCATTCAatttcatccatccatccatctgggTGCAGAGCCTCGACCGGTGGATTCCGATCGGTCGAGACGCCGCTACAGTGCCGAGTGGGCTGCTACAAGAGGCAGTGTCTACGG GGGAATCGCCCATGGAAGGCTCCCGGGGGAGGTGTAGATGGGGTGGCAGGCGCAGATCCATGCTAATGGTGGCGCTGGCCTTGTGCTTCGTCGTGGGCGTCTCCCTGTGCTGCTGCGCCCGGTCCGGGGCTTGCAGTGCCAGTGGCTGCAGTGGGAGGAGTACTGTGGTGGCGCTCCGTTCAG ATTTTTGGAGACGAAGAACAGCATCGTTCGGTAATCAG GAGCGGTTAGGCGCCAGCGGGAGCGGGGGAGGACGGAGGCTGCTGGTGGTAGCCGGGCCGGGGTCGTACCCGCCGCGGTGCACGTCCAAGTGCGGCAGCTGCAACCCGTGCTACCCGGTGCACGTGGCCGTGCCGCCGGGGGTGCCGGTCACCACGGAGTACTACCCGGAGGCGTGGCGGTGCAGGTGCGGCAACCGGCTCTACATGCCATGA
- the LOC119277433 gene encoding EPIDERMAL PATTERNING FACTOR-like protein 6 isoform X2, whose translation MEGSRGRCRWGGRRRSMLMVALALCFVVGVSLCCCARSGACSASGCSGRSTVVALRSDFWRRRTASFGNQERLGASGSGGGRRLLVVAGPGSYPPRCTSKCGSCNPCYPVHVAVPPGVPVTTEYYPEAWRCRCGNRLYMP comes from the exons ATGGAAGGCTCCCGGGGGAGGTGTAGATGGGGTGGCAGGCGCAGATCCATGCTAATGGTGGCGCTGGCCTTGTGCTTCGTCGTGGGCGTCTCCCTGTGCTGCTGCGCCCGGTCCGGGGCTTGCAGTGCCAGTGGCTGCAGTGGGAGGAGTACTGTGGTGGCGCTCCGTTCAG ATTTTTGGAGACGAAGAACAGCATCGTTCGGTAATCAG GAGCGGTTAGGCGCCAGCGGGAGCGGGGGAGGACGGAGGCTGCTGGTGGTAGCCGGGCCGGGGTCGTACCCGCCGCGGTGCACGTCCAAGTGCGGCAGCTGCAACCCGTGCTACCCGGTGCACGTGGCCGTGCCGCCGGGGGTGCCGGTCACCACGGAGTACTACCCGGAGGCGTGGCGGTGCAGGTGCGGCAACCGGCTCTACATGCCATGA